The genomic segment TCCCGGCCAGAAGCCACAGCCCGATCATTCTGGATATGGCGACGAGCAAGGTCGCTTTCGGCAAAGTGTTCCACGCGCGCGAAGCCGGCATCGACATTCCTGGCGACTGGGGCGTGGACGCGTCCGGCAACTCGACGTCGAATCCGCATGACGTCACGGCGCTGCTGCCGTTCGGCGGCCCGAAGGGCTACGGTCTGGCCATGGTCGTCGACATTATGTCGGGCATTATGGTGGGGGCTGCATTTGGACCGCATATTATGGAAATGTACGGGTCTTACGACCGAAAACGCAAGCTCGGACACTTTTATTGCGTCATTAATCCTGCGATGTTCGGCGACCCGGATTTCTTTTTGGACAACATGGACCGCATGATCGACGAGCTCCATCAGTCGAAGCCCGCGGAAGGGTTCGGACAAGTGTTGGTTCCCGGGGAGCCCGAGCAATTGCGTGAAGCGAAGAGCATGAAGGACGGCGTGGCTGTGACGGAGACGATATATAGATACTTAACGGGAAAATAGTTCTTTGAAGAGCGTCTGAGAAAACTGCGAACCCGTC from the Cohnella hashimotonis genome contains:
- the allD gene encoding ureidoglycolate dehydrogenase; this encodes MTDVVVACDELMRLCSEKLQAAGVPAEQADTVAEVLVHADARGVRSHGVLRTEHYARRVREGGLNTNPRFSIRDTGPVTAIFDGDDGFGHVVSKAAMDHAIELARKNGVGMIGVVNSSHCGALSYFVNQAAQAGLIGMAMTHTDKGVVPFGGAESFFGTNPIAYGFPARSHSPIILDMATSKVAFGKVFHAREAGIDIPGDWGVDASGNSTSNPHDVTALLPFGGPKGYGLAMVVDIMSGIMVGAAFGPHIMEMYGSYDRKRKLGHFYCVINPAMFGDPDFFLDNMDRMIDELHQSKPAEGFGQVLVPGEPEQLREAKSMKDGVAVTETIYRYLTGK